In Pseudovibrio brasiliensis, the following are encoded in one genomic region:
- the nuoH gene encoding NADH-quinone oxidoreductase subunit NuoH codes for MEAFFWDYGWPLIIMLFQSVLLMVVLLLIVAYILYADRKIWAAVQIRRGPNVVGPWGLLQSFADLLKFVLKEPMIPSGSDKFLFLFAPLITVVLSLAAWAVIPVAQGWVIADINVGILYVFAISSLGVYGVIIGGWASNSKYPFLSALRSAAQMVSYEVSIGFVIVTVLLCVGSLNLSEIVYAQQARGLAHVLGVPWLSILNWYWLPLFPMFVVFFVSALAETNRPPFDLAEAESELVAGFMVEYGSTPYMMFMLGEYVAISLMCGLMTILFMGGWLPPLDIAPFTWVPGIVWFLLKCLLVFFFISMAKAMVPRYRYDQLMRLGWKVFLPLSLAMVFIVAFVLMFMGWTPPVGGFGA; via the coding sequence ATGGAAGCTTTTTTCTGGGATTACGGTTGGCCACTGATCATCATGCTCTTCCAGAGCGTGCTGCTGATGGTCGTGCTGCTGCTGATCGTTGCTTACATTCTTTACGCTGACCGTAAGATCTGGGCTGCTGTTCAGATCCGTCGTGGTCCTAACGTGGTTGGCCCCTGGGGCTTGCTGCAGAGTTTTGCGGATCTTTTGAAATTCGTTTTGAAAGAACCAATGATCCCTTCCGGATCTGACAAGTTCCTGTTCTTGTTTGCGCCGCTGATTACAGTGGTTCTCTCCCTTGCTGCTTGGGCCGTTATTCCGGTTGCGCAGGGCTGGGTGATTGCAGACATCAACGTGGGTATTCTTTATGTGTTCGCGATCAGCTCCCTTGGAGTTTACGGCGTGATCATCGGTGGTTGGGCGTCCAACTCCAAATACCCGTTCCTGTCAGCTTTGCGTTCTGCGGCACAGATGGTTTCTTACGAAGTGTCTATCGGCTTCGTGATCGTAACTGTTCTGCTCTGCGTTGGTTCGCTGAACCTTTCCGAGATCGTTTACGCACAGCAGGCTCGTGGCCTTGCCCATGTGCTGGGCGTTCCGTGGCTGTCCATTTTGAACTGGTACTGGTTGCCGCTGTTCCCAATGTTCGTGGTGTTCTTTGTTTCCGCACTTGCTGAAACAAACCGTCCTCCATTCGATCTTGCGGAAGCGGAATCCGAACTGGTTGCAGGCTTCATGGTTGAGTATGGCTCTACCCCTTACATGATGTTCATGTTGGGTGAGTACGTGGCGATCTCCCTGATGTGTGGTCTGATGACCATCCTGTTCATGGGTGGCTGGCTGCCTCCGCTGGACATCGCTCCATTCACCTGGGTTCCTGGCATTGTCTGGTTCCTGCTGAAATGTCTGCTGGTGTTCTTCTTCATCTCCATGGCGAAAGCAATGGTACCTCGTTACCGCTATGACCAGCTGATGCGTCTGGGTTGGAAAGTCTTCCTGCCGCTGTCTCTGGCAATGGTGTTCATCGTAGCGTTCGTGCTGATGTTCATGGGCTGGACTCCACCGGTCGGCGGATTTGGAGCATGA